From the genome of Solidesulfovibrio carbinolicus, one region includes:
- a CDS encoding 3-isopropylmalate dehydratase small subunit, with protein sequence MYHGTAHTVGAHIDTDAIIPARFLVTTDPAELGANCMEGLEAGWIKKVKQGDIMVAGENFGCGSSREHAPVALLGAGIPVVIAHSFARIFYRNGFNMGLVLLEIGDDVSKIHDGDELKVDADTGVINNVTTGQTIQCKPVPPFMKGILDKGGLIPYVQDRLAERA encoded by the coding sequence ATGTACCACGGTACTGCCCATACGGTCGGCGCGCATATCGACACCGACGCCATCATCCCGGCCCGGTTCCTGGTCACCACCGACCCGGCCGAACTCGGGGCCAACTGCATGGAAGGCCTGGAAGCCGGCTGGATCAAGAAAGTGAAGCAGGGCGACATCATGGTGGCCGGCGAAAACTTCGGCTGCGGCTCGTCGCGCGAACACGCGCCCGTGGCCCTGCTCGGCGCAGGCATCCCGGTGGTCATCGCCCACAGCTTCGCCCGCATCTTCTACCGCAACGGCTTCAACATGGGGCTGGTGCTGCTGGAGATCGGCGACGACGTGAGCAAAATCCACGACGGCGACGAACTCAAGGTCGATGCCGATACCGGCGTCATCAATAACGTCACCACCGGCCAGACTATCCAGTGCAAACCCGTGCCGCCGTTCATGAAAGGCATCCTCGACAAAGGGGGCCTCATCCCCTACGTCCAGGACCGTCTGGCTGAGCGGGCGTAA
- the metF gene encoding methylenetetrahydrofolate reductase [NAD(P)H] — protein MRIRELMEARRPFVSLEFFPPKEREAWDGFFGVVEKLIPVRPLFVSVTYGAGGSTHAHTLEIVSRLKTAYGLEPMAHLTCVGASKDKIRGFLDALAEAGVDNVLALRGDPPKGQETFVPDSEDFQHASDLVAFIRAEYPNLCLGVAGYPECHPEATSPEKDLEHLRHKLALGGSFAVTQLFFDNDRYFDFVARARAAGIDAPMVPGVLPVLSLASIKRFAALCGASLPPAYMAELEAADAAGGNAAVAEVGIAYARKQAQDLLRRGAPGVHLYTLNKAEAVLSIVSGLEY, from the coding sequence GTGCGGATCAGGGAGTTGATGGAGGCCAGGCGGCCGTTTGTTTCGTTGGAGTTTTTCCCGCCCAAGGAGCGTGAGGCCTGGGACGGGTTTTTCGGTGTGGTCGAGAAGCTCATCCCGGTGCGCCCGCTTTTTGTCTCCGTCACCTACGGGGCCGGCGGCAGCACCCATGCCCATACGCTGGAAATCGTTTCGCGCCTGAAGACCGCCTACGGCCTGGAGCCCATGGCCCATCTGACGTGCGTGGGCGCGAGCAAGGACAAGATTCGCGGTTTCCTCGACGCCTTGGCCGAAGCCGGCGTGGACAACGTCCTGGCCCTTCGCGGCGATCCGCCCAAGGGACAGGAGACGTTCGTCCCGGATTCCGAGGATTTCCAGCACGCTTCCGATCTCGTGGCCTTCATCCGGGCCGAGTATCCGAACCTGTGCCTGGGCGTGGCCGGCTATCCCGAATGCCATCCCGAGGCGACGTCGCCGGAAAAGGATCTGGAGCATCTGCGCCATAAGCTGGCTCTTGGCGGCAGCTTTGCCGTCACCCAGCTCTTTTTCGACAACGACCGCTATTTTGATTTCGTGGCCCGGGCCCGGGCCGCCGGCATCGACGCGCCCATGGTGCCGGGCGTGTTGCCGGTCCTCAGCCTGGCCAGCATCAAGCGGTTCGCCGCGCTTTGCGGCGCGTCGCTGCCGCCGGCCTATATGGCGGAGCTTGAAGCGGCCGATGCCGCCGGCGGCAACGCCGCCGTGGCCGAGGTTGGCATCGCTTACGCCCGCAAGCAGGCCCAGGATCTGCTGCGCCGGGGCGCACCGGGCGTGCATCTCTACACGCTCAACAAGGCCGAGGCCGTGCTCTCCATCGTCTCGGGACTGGAGTATTAG
- a CDS encoding ABC-F family ATP-binding cassette domain-containing protein, giving the protein MAKVSLHNISKAYAGRDLFREFSLEIPGGTRLAVVGQNGAGKSTLLKLIAGVSEPDGGRVILSTGARLGYVAQEMDASDLGMSLLAWVMAALPSWKEFWKRYDAAVAAGDEAAMTALAHEQASLEHALGYNPEHRAKTILSGLGFEEKHMAGPLSGLSGGWRERAKLARVLTAGADVLLLDEPTNHLDLEAVAWLEAFLTAFEGVLIFVAHDRVFLDRVATHTLFLGETKPIWRPGSFSQFLAWREEMEKQWERQAAAIDNKIKQHNVFIDRFRYKSSKARQAQSKLKNVEKLNKEIESLRGDRPDVRGRTLDFSLPEPERCDKTVCAAADLAYHWPDRAPLWPALTFQLFRGQKVALVGHNGAGKTTLLKLIVGVNKPTDGRLVLGTGVKLGYFSQHQTEILNTEGTVMSEMRRMAGPKATHLECCSTLGLFLLGEDYWDRRVFELSGGEKSRLVLAGLFSARANFLVLDEPTNHLDLESREALVRALAEYSGTILMVAHDRYLLREAAAEVWSVGAEGLVVYEEGYAAYEAARLAEAAAASKAETAGAAEDSAQSAPKLSRQEDKERKRRVAELRNALYRDIKPKREAFEKLEAELETLLAKQSEVEAVMADPETYAQRELFSKLSKEYSDLSREAEDLLARMAVMEEEIADLEARRAALVEDA; this is encoded by the coding sequence ATGGCCAAAGTCAGTCTGCACAATATTTCCAAGGCCTATGCCGGCCGCGACCTGTTTAGGGAATTTTCCCTGGAGATTCCCGGCGGCACGCGCCTGGCCGTGGTCGGCCAGAACGGCGCGGGCAAATCCACGCTCTTAAAACTCATCGCCGGCGTGTCCGAACCCGACGGCGGCCGGGTGATCCTCTCCACCGGCGCGCGCCTGGGCTATGTGGCCCAGGAAATGGACGCATCTGATCTCGGCATGTCGCTTTTAGCCTGGGTCATGGCCGCGTTGCCCTCCTGGAAGGAGTTCTGGAAGCGCTACGACGCGGCCGTGGCCGCCGGCGACGAGGCGGCCATGACGGCCCTGGCCCACGAGCAGGCCAGTCTCGAACATGCCCTGGGCTATAATCCCGAACACCGGGCCAAGACCATCCTGTCGGGCCTGGGGTTCGAGGAAAAGCACATGGCCGGCCCCTTGTCGGGCCTGTCCGGCGGCTGGCGCGAACGGGCCAAGCTCGCCCGGGTGCTGACGGCCGGGGCGGATGTGCTGCTTCTCGACGAACCCACCAACCATCTCGACCTTGAAGCCGTGGCCTGGTTGGAGGCGTTTTTGACCGCCTTCGAGGGCGTGCTCATCTTCGTGGCCCACGACCGGGTGTTTCTCGACCGCGTGGCCACCCACACGTTGTTTTTGGGCGAAACCAAGCCCATCTGGCGGCCCGGGTCGTTCTCCCAATTCCTGGCCTGGCGCGAGGAGATGGAAAAGCAGTGGGAGCGCCAAGCCGCGGCCATCGACAACAAGATCAAGCAGCACAACGTCTTTATCGACCGTTTCCGCTACAAGTCGAGCAAGGCCCGGCAGGCCCAGAGCAAGCTCAAAAACGTGGAAAAGCTCAACAAGGAGATTGAGAGCCTGCGCGGCGACCGGCCCGACGTGCGCGGGCGTACCCTCGATTTCTCCCTGCCCGAGCCGGAGCGCTGCGACAAGACCGTGTGCGCCGCCGCCGATCTGGCCTACCACTGGCCCGACCGCGCGCCGCTGTGGCCGGCGCTCACCTTTCAGTTGTTCCGGGGCCAGAAGGTGGCGCTGGTCGGCCACAACGGCGCGGGCAAGACCACGCTGTTAAAGCTCATCGTCGGCGTCAACAAGCCGACCGACGGCCGGCTGGTCCTCGGCACGGGCGTCAAACTGGGGTATTTCAGCCAGCATCAGACGGAGATCCTCAACACCGAAGGCACGGTCATGTCCGAGATGCGGCGCATGGCCGGCCCCAAGGCCACGCATCTGGAGTGCTGCTCCACGCTGGGCTTGTTTCTCCTGGGCGAAGACTATTGGGATCGCCGGGTGTTCGAGCTGTCCGGCGGCGAAAAGTCCCGGCTGGTCCTGGCCGGCCTGTTCTCGGCCCGGGCCAATTTCCTGGTCTTGGACGAACCCACCAACCACCTGGACCTGGAAAGCCGCGAAGCGCTCGTGCGCGCCTTGGCCGAATATTCGGGCACCATCCTCATGGTCGCCCACGACCGCTATCTCTTGCGCGAGGCCGCCGCCGAGGTCTGGTCCGTGGGGGCTGAGGGGCTGGTCGTTTACGAGGAAGGCTACGCCGCCTACGAGGCGGCCCGGCTGGCCGAGGCCGCCGCCGCGTCCAAGGCCGAGACGGCGGGCGCGGCCGAGGACAGCGCCCAAAGCGCGCCCAAGCTGTCGCGCCAGGAGGACAAGGAGCGTAAGCGCCGGGTGGCCGAACTGCGAAACGCCCTCTACCGCGACATCAAGCCCAAGCGCGAGGCTTTCGAGAAGCTCGAAGCCGAACTGGAAACCCTGCTGGCCAAGCAGTCCGAAGTCGAGGCCGTCATGGCCGATCCCGAGACCTATGCCCAGCGGGAGCTGTTTTCCAAGCTCAGCAAGGAGTACAGCGACCTTTCTCGCGAAGCCGAGGATCTGCTCGCCCGCATGGCCGTCATGGAAGAGGAGATCGCCGATCTGGAGGCCCGCCGGGCCGCCCTGGTGGAGGACGCGTGA
- a CDS encoding (deoxy)nucleoside triphosphate pyrophosphohydrolase: MSGAAKVVAVVAAVIWKGGRYLGVKRPEGKAMAGAYEFPGGKIEPGETPEQALSRELCEELGIRPVTIAFFREKAHAYQHLSVRLHFFHVRAYDGEPLPLEGQDMEWLTPEEGRTRPFLEADRDIVDALATETA; this comes from the coding sequence GTGAGCGGGGCCGCCAAAGTTGTCGCGGTGGTGGCCGCCGTCATCTGGAAGGGCGGCCGGTATCTGGGCGTCAAGCGTCCTGAGGGCAAGGCCATGGCCGGAGCCTATGAATTCCCAGGCGGCAAGATCGAACCGGGCGAGACGCCGGAGCAGGCGCTTTCACGCGAACTTTGTGAAGAATTGGGCATAAGGCCTGTCACGATTGCCTTTTTCCGCGAAAAAGCGCATGCCTACCAACACCTCTCGGTCCGTCTCCATTTTTTCCACGTCCGGGCGTATGACGGGGAGCCGCTCCCCTTGGAAGGCCAGGACATGGAATGGCTGACGCCCGAGGAGGGCAGGACCAGACCGTTTCTGGAGGCCGACCGCGACATCGTGGACGCCCTGGCCACCGAAACGGCCTGA
- the leuB gene encoding 3-isopropylmalate dehydrogenase: protein MRYNICVMPGDGIGPEIVAEAVKVLDVVGQKFGLEFAYTQALIGGAAIDAVGVPLPDATVAACKAADAVLLGAVGGPKWDEIDPAIRPEKGLLGIRKALGLFANLRPAKLFPELAAACCLRPDIVGQGLDVMVIRELTGGAYFGEPRGIEKRGDEEVGFNTMVYAEHEVRRIAKVGFETARKRGKKLCSVDKANVLDVSRLWRKVVLEVAKDYPDVELSHMYVDNAAMQLVRAPSQFDVIVTENLFGDILSDEAAVITGSIGMLPSASLGAANPGLYEPIHGSAPDIAGQDKANPLATILSVAMMLKHSFDQSAAAEAIEAACAKVLADGYRTGDIMEPGKTLVGCKAMGQLVVERLG from the coding sequence ATGCGTTACAATATCTGCGTCATGCCGGGCGACGGCATCGGGCCGGAGATCGTGGCCGAGGCGGTGAAGGTTCTGGACGTGGTCGGCCAGAAGTTCGGCCTGGAGTTTGCCTATACCCAGGCGCTTATCGGCGGCGCGGCCATCGACGCCGTGGGCGTGCCGTTGCCTGACGCCACGGTCGCGGCCTGCAAGGCGGCCGATGCCGTGTTGCTTGGCGCGGTCGGCGGCCCCAAGTGGGACGAGATCGACCCGGCCATCCGCCCGGAAAAGGGGCTGCTTGGCATCCGCAAGGCGTTGGGGCTTTTTGCCAACCTGCGTCCGGCCAAGCTGTTCCCGGAGCTGGCCGCCGCCTGCTGCCTGCGCCCGGACATCGTGGGCCAGGGGCTGGACGTCATGGTCATCCGCGAGCTGACCGGCGGCGCGTATTTCGGCGAACCGCGCGGCATCGAGAAACGCGGCGACGAGGAAGTCGGGTTCAACACCATGGTCTATGCCGAGCACGAAGTGCGCCGCATCGCCAAGGTGGGCTTCGAGACCGCCCGCAAGCGCGGCAAGAAGCTGTGCTCCGTGGACAAGGCCAACGTGCTGGACGTCTCGCGCCTGTGGCGCAAGGTGGTCCTGGAAGTGGCCAAGGATTACCCGGACGTGGAGTTGAGCCACATGTACGTGGACAACGCGGCCATGCAGCTCGTGCGCGCCCCGTCGCAGTTCGACGTCATCGTGACGGAAAATCTTTTCGGCGACATTCTGTCCGACGAAGCGGCGGTCATCACCGGCTCCATCGGCATGCTGCCCTCGGCCTCGCTTGGCGCGGCCAACCCGGGCCTGTACGAGCCCATCCACGGCTCGGCCCCGGACATCGCCGGCCAGGACAAGGCCAACCCCTTGGCCACCATCCTGTCCGTGGCCATGATGCTCAAGCACTCCTTCGACCAGTCCGCCGCCGCCGAGGCCATCGAAGCCGCCTGCGCCAAGGTGCTGGCCGACGGCTACCGCACCGGCGACATCATGGAGCCGGGCAAGACCCTGGTCGGCTGCAAAGCCATGGGGCAGCTGGTGGTCGAGCGGTTGGGATAG